The DNA segment CCCCGTACACCGCGCGCCACAGGAAGACCTGGACGCCGACGGCGGTGGCGGCGGTCAGGGCGTTGATCAGGAAGGTGGAGCGGTACTGGAGCAGGGACTGGAGGCTGGAGGCCGCGAAGGGGGTGTAGCGGCGCAGGGCGGAGGCGTTCACCCGGCCGCCCGGCCTGCGTAGATGCGTCGCAGCACCATCTCCACGTCGGGTTCGGGGGCGACGCAGTCGATGACGTCGAAGCGGTCGAGGAGGAAGCCCATCACCTGGCGGGCGGTCCAACGGGCCACCGGGTACTCGACCTTGATCCGCCCGTCCTCGGCCAGGGTCGCCGAGGCGCCGCCAAGTCCCTTTTCGATCAGGGCGATCGCCTCGTCGGCGGAACCGTGGTGCTCGAAGACCACCGCCCTGGTGTCGGCGGTGCGCAGCAGCTCGTGCAGGGTCCCGCGGTGCACGACCTCGCCGTGGTTGACGACGAGGACCCGGTCGCAGATGGCGGTGATGTCGCCCATGTCGTGGCTGGTGAGCAGCACGGTGGTGCCGAGTTCGGCGTTGACGTGGTTGACCAGCCTGCGCACGGCCTCCTTGAGCACCAGATCGAGGCCGACCGTCGGCTCGTCCAGGAAGACCACCTTGGGGTCGTGCACCAGGCTCGCCGCGACCTCGGCCCGCATCCGCTGGCCCAGACTGAGCTGCCGCACCGGGGTGTTGCCCAGTGCGTCGAGGTCCAGCAGCTCCTGGAACAGGGCCATGTTGCGCCGGTAGACGGCGTCCGGGATCTCGTGGATCCGGCGCAGGATGCGGAACGAGTCCGGCACCGGCAGGTCCCACCACAGCTGGCTGCGCTGCCCGAACACCACCCCGATGTTGGCCGCGTTGCGCCGCCGCTCCCGGTACGGCTCCAGGCCCGCGACCAGGGCCCGGCCCGAGGTCGGCGTCATGATCCCGGTGAGCATCTTCACCGTGGTCGACTTGCCCGCGCCGTTCGCCCCGATGTACGCGGCCTTCGTCCCGGCCGGGATCTCGAAGGACACCCCGGACACGGCCCGCACCAGCCGGTGCTCCCGGCTGAACAGCGTGCTGAGGCTGCCCAGCAGACCGGGCTCGCGTTCGGCGACCTTGAACTCCTTGACCAGGTTCTCCGCGACGATCACCGGGGGTCCCCCGTGGCCAGTTCGAGCGCGCGGTCGAGCAGCGTGATGCCCTCGTCGAGGAGTGCGCGGTCGATGGTGAACGGCGGTGCCAGGCGCAGCACATGACCGCCGAGCGCGGTACGCAGCCCGAGGTCCAGCGCGTGCCGGTACACGGCCCGGGCGATCTCGGGGGCCGGTGTCCGGCTCGTCCGGTCGCGCACGAACTCCAGCCCGTGCAGCAGCCCGAGCCCGCGCACCTCGCCCAGCACCTCGTACCTGGCGTGCAGTTCGGCCAGCCGTTCGTCCAGTACGGCGCCCAGCTCGCTCACCCGGGCGAGCAGCGTGTCCCGGCGTACGACCTCCAGCGTGGCCTTCGCCGCGGCGATGCCCAGCGGATTGTTCGCGTACGTCGACGCGGTGGACCCGGCG comes from the Streptomyces sp. SUK 48 genome and includes:
- a CDS encoding ATP-binding cassette domain-containing protein, producing MIVAENLVKEFKVAEREPGLLGSLSTLFSREHRLVRAVSGVSFEIPAGTKAAYIGANGAGKSTTVKMLTGIMTPTSGRALVAGLEPYRERRRNAANIGVVFGQRSQLWWDLPVPDSFRILRRIHEIPDAVYRRNMALFQELLDLDALGNTPVRQLSLGQRMRAEVAASLVHDPKVVFLDEPTVGLDLVLKEAVRRLVNHVNAELGTTVLLTSHDMGDITAICDRVLVVNHGEVVHRGTLHELLRTADTRAVVFEHHGSADEAIALIEKGLGGASATLAEDGRIKVEYPVARWTARQVMGFLLDRFDVIDCVAPEPDVEMVLRRIYAGRAAG